A DNA window from Methylobacterium sp. NMS14P contains the following coding sequences:
- a CDS encoding acyl-CoA synthetase, producing MSDSQHDDRRPPARFNAARYCLAENARLRPDKTALVMVGDGTADRLSFGAVERAVRGIAAGLLGLGLRPGDRVMIRMGNEADYVLVYFGALAAGLVALPSSPQLTEGEAAFLMENSGAAAVVIGSGCTVAPEALGGRLLLDAGAVSALKAGPPLPDYADTAADDPAMLIYTSGTTSRPKGVLHAHRAAYGRRPMLDHWLGLTESDVMLHAGTMNWTYTLGVGLSDPWSVGATAVLYNGPRDPGVWPRLIAAYGATLFAAVPTLYRQILKYGDLGAHDLSSLRHGCTAGEPLAVELLEAWRRATGKPLYEALGMSEISTYISSGPTIAVRPGSPGKPQPGRRVAILPVAGEPVPLPAGESGLLAVHRTEPALMLGYWNRPEEEAEVMRGDWFVGGDLARLDADGYLWFEGRNNDLMKAMGYRVSPNEVEAVLSTHPSVAEVGVAELPVRADVSVICGFVVLQPNAEPDGEALLAWCAERLAAYKRPREIRFLDALPRTANGKVQRKRLAEAVTR from the coding sequence GTGTCCGACAGCCAGCACGATGATCGCCGTCCGCCGGCCCGCTTCAACGCGGCGCGGTACTGCCTCGCCGAGAACGCGCGCCTGCGCCCCGACAAGACTGCCCTGGTGATGGTCGGCGACGGCACCGCGGACCGCCTCAGCTTCGGCGCGGTCGAGCGGGCGGTGCGCGGCATCGCGGCGGGCCTCCTCGGCCTCGGCCTGAGGCCCGGCGACCGGGTGATGATCCGCATGGGCAACGAGGCCGACTACGTCCTCGTCTACTTCGGCGCACTGGCGGCCGGTCTCGTGGCGCTGCCCTCCTCGCCGCAGCTCACGGAGGGCGAGGCCGCCTTCCTGATGGAGAATTCCGGGGCCGCCGCGGTGGTGATCGGGAGCGGCTGCACGGTCGCGCCCGAGGCCCTGGGCGGGCGCCTCCTGCTCGACGCCGGCGCGGTCTCCGCCCTGAAGGCGGGTCCCCCCCTGCCCGACTACGCCGACACCGCCGCCGACGACCCGGCGATGCTGATCTACACCTCCGGCACGACGAGCCGGCCCAAGGGCGTGCTGCACGCCCACCGCGCCGCCTACGGCCGCCGGCCGATGCTCGACCACTGGCTGGGGCTCACCGAATCCGACGTGATGCTCCACGCCGGCACCATGAACTGGACCTACACGCTGGGCGTCGGCCTGAGCGACCCCTGGTCGGTCGGCGCGACCGCGGTGCTCTACAACGGCCCGCGCGATCCCGGGGTCTGGCCGCGCCTGATCGCCGCGTACGGCGCGACCCTGTTCGCCGCCGTCCCGACGCTCTACCGCCAGATCCTCAAGTACGGCGATCTCGGCGCCCACGACCTGTCGAGCCTGCGCCACGGCTGCACGGCCGGCGAGCCCCTCGCGGTGGAGCTGCTGGAGGCCTGGCGCCGGGCCACCGGCAAGCCCCTCTACGAGGCGCTCGGGATGAGCGAGATCTCGACCTACATCTCCAGCGGCCCGACCATCGCGGTGCGCCCCGGCTCGCCCGGCAAGCCGCAGCCCGGCCGGCGCGTGGCGATCCTGCCCGTGGCGGGCGAGCCCGTGCCGCTCCCGGCCGGCGAGAGCGGGCTCCTCGCCGTCCACCGGACCGAGCCGGCGCTGATGCTCGGCTACTGGAACCGGCCGGAGGAAGAGGCCGAGGTGATGCGCGGCGACTGGTTCGTCGGCGGCGACCTCGCCCGCCTCGACGCCGACGGCTACCTCTGGTTCGAGGGCCGCAACAACGACCTGATGAAGGCGATGGGCTACCGGGTCTCACCGAACGAGGTCGAGGCGGTGCTGTCGACCCACCCGTCCGTGGCGGAGGTGGGCGTCGCCGAGCTGCCGGTGCGGGCGGACGTCTCGGTCATCTGCGGATTCGTGGTGCTGCAGCCGAACGCAGAGCCCGACGGGGAGGCCCTGCTCGCGTGGTGCGCCGAGCGGCTCGCCGCCTACAAGCGCCCGCGCGAGATCCGCTTCCTCGATGCCCTGCCGCGCACGGCGAACGGCAAGGTCCAGAGGAAGCGGCTGGCCGAGGCGGTCACGAGATGA
- a CDS encoding FAD binding domain-containing protein, with protein sequence MKAFTYERPATVQDAAKLAAERPNAKFIAGGTNLLDLMKLQIETPATLIDVNRLPLDKVEATQDGGLRVGALVRNADLAADPRVRKDYAVLAKALLAGASGQLRNKATTAGNLLQRTRCYYFYDTAMPCNKREPGSGCSAIGGFNRIMAVVGASEACIATNPSDMNVAMRVLDATVETVNPDGQARRIPIADFHRLPGDTPQVETELRKGEIITAVTLPKPVAGTHIYRKVRDRASYAFATVSVAAVIAGAEGGKPQTARLAFGGLAHKPWRVAEAETALVQTGSADAAADAVLRGARGYGSNDFKIPLTRRTLRAVVAQATRA encoded by the coding sequence ATGAAGGCTTTCACGTACGAGCGTCCGGCGACGGTTCAGGACGCCGCGAAGCTCGCGGCCGAGCGGCCGAACGCCAAATTCATCGCCGGCGGCACCAACCTTCTCGACCTGATGAAGCTCCAGATCGAGACCCCGGCGACGCTGATCGACGTCAACCGGCTGCCCCTCGACAAGGTCGAGGCGACGCAGGACGGCGGCCTGCGCGTCGGCGCACTGGTGCGCAACGCCGATCTCGCCGCCGACCCGCGGGTGCGGAAGGACTACGCCGTGCTGGCGAAGGCGCTGCTGGCCGGCGCGTCGGGGCAGCTGCGCAACAAGGCGACCACGGCCGGCAACCTGCTCCAGCGGACGCGCTGCTACTATTTCTACGACACCGCTATGCCCTGCAATAAGCGCGAGCCCGGCTCCGGCTGCTCGGCGATCGGCGGCTTCAACCGGATCATGGCGGTGGTCGGGGCGAGCGAGGCCTGCATCGCCACCAACCCGTCCGACATGAACGTCGCCATGCGGGTCCTCGACGCGACGGTGGAGACCGTGAACCCCGACGGGCAGGCGCGCCGCATCCCGATCGCCGACTTCCACCGGCTGCCGGGCGACACGCCGCAGGTCGAGACCGAGCTGCGCAAGGGCGAGATCATCACGGCCGTCACGCTGCCCAAGCCGGTGGCCGGCACGCACATCTACCGCAAGGTCCGCGACCGGGCGTCCTACGCCTTCGCGACCGTGTCGGTGGCCGCCGTGATCGCGGGTGCCGAGGGCGGCAAGCCTCAGACCGCGCGGCTCGCCTTCGGCGGGCTGGCGCACAAGCCCTGGCGGGTGGCCGAGGCCGAGACGGCACTGGTGCAGACCGGTTCCGCGGACGCCGCCGCCGACGCGGTGCTCAGGGGCGCCCGCGGCTACGGCAGCAACGACTTCAAGATCCCGCTGACGCGCCGGACCCTCCGGGCCGTCGTGGCGCAGGCGACCCGCGCTTAG
- the pqqA gene encoding pyrroloquinoline quinone precursor peptide PqqA, with protein sequence MAWSAPIVSEICVGMEVTSYESAEIDTFN encoded by the coding sequence ATGGCCTGGTCCGCCCCGATCGTGTCCGAGATCTGCGTCGGCATGGAAGTCACCAGCTACGAGTCGGCCGAGATCGACACGTTCAACTGA
- the pqqA gene encoding pyrroloquinoline quinone precursor peptide PqqA, with amino-acid sequence MAWSAPVVSEICVGMEVTSYESAEIDTFH; translated from the coding sequence ATGGCTTGGTCCGCCCCCGTCGTCTCCGAGATCTGCGTCGGCATGGAAGTCACCAGCTACGAGTCGGCTGAGATCGACACCTTCCACTAA
- the mgtE gene encoding magnesium transporter gives MNEIAPFDTRVDPSVLAARLSDERAPDIVEALNDEAPEVAAAILLGLPMERAIEVLDQPELDCAADIIEMLPRDRVAGYLSGMSADRVTDVFREIEEPGRSDLRARLDAETRGAVDRLSAYGEETVGSLMTTEFVTVPGTWTVGQTLEHIRHVEKTRETIYAIFVLDPRTRALTKAVPLRRLISGDPSDNVLSVAPGRRPLAVSPTASREEAARLISKYDLLALPVVDAVGHVIGIVTVDDMIDAMIEKQTQDVQRFGGMEALPEPYMDIGFFTMIRKRAGWLCALFLSEMLTASAMQGFEGELEKAIVLTLFIPLIMSSGGNSGSQATSLLIRALALHQIRLRDWWRVALRELPTGVFLGAILGVIAVIRIVAWQKLGLYDYGEHWPLVAATVGAALVGIVTFGSLAGSMLPFLLQRIGFDPATASAPFVATLVDVTGLVIYFSVALLILRGTLL, from the coding sequence ATGAACGAGATCGCCCCCTTCGACACGCGCGTCGATCCGTCCGTGTTGGCCGCACGCCTGTCCGACGAACGGGCGCCCGACATCGTCGAGGCCCTGAACGACGAGGCCCCCGAGGTCGCCGCCGCCATCCTGCTCGGCCTGCCGATGGAGCGGGCGATCGAGGTTCTGGACCAGCCGGAACTCGACTGCGCCGCCGACATCATCGAGATGCTGCCGCGGGACCGGGTCGCGGGCTACCTGTCGGGCATGTCGGCCGACCGGGTCACGGACGTGTTCCGCGAGATCGAGGAGCCCGGCCGCTCCGACCTGCGCGCCCGCTTGGACGCCGAGACCCGCGGCGCCGTCGACCGGCTCTCGGCCTACGGCGAGGAGACCGTGGGCTCGCTGATGACCACCGAGTTCGTCACCGTGCCGGGCACCTGGACGGTGGGCCAGACGCTGGAGCACATCCGCCACGTCGAGAAGACCCGCGAGACGATCTACGCGATCTTCGTGCTCGACCCGCGCACCCGCGCGCTCACGAAGGCGGTGCCGCTGCGGCGCCTGATCTCGGGGGATCCGAGCGACAACGTGCTCAGCGTCGCGCCGGGACGCCGGCCCCTCGCGGTCTCGCCGACGGCCAGCCGCGAGGAGGCGGCCCGGCTGATCTCCAAGTACGACCTGCTGGCGCTGCCGGTGGTCGACGCGGTCGGCCACGTGATCGGCATCGTCACCGTCGACGACATGATCGACGCGATGATCGAGAAGCAGACGCAGGACGTGCAGCGCTTCGGCGGCATGGAGGCGCTGCCCGAGCCCTACATGGATATCGGCTTCTTCACGATGATCCGGAAGCGGGCCGGCTGGCTGTGCGCGCTGTTCCTGTCGGAGATGCTCACCGCCTCGGCCATGCAGGGCTTCGAGGGCGAGCTGGAGAAGGCGATCGTCCTGACCCTGTTCATCCCGCTCATCATGAGCTCCGGCGGCAATTCCGGCTCGCAGGCGACGTCGCTGCTGATCCGGGCGCTGGCCCTGCACCAGATCCGCCTGCGCGACTGGTGGCGGGTGGCGTTGCGCGAGTTGCCGACCGGGGTCTTCCTCGGCGCGATCCTCGGCGTGATCGCGGTGATCCGGATCGTCGCGTGGCAGAAGCTGGGCCTCTACGATTACGGCGAGCACTGGCCGCTGGTCGCCGCCACGGTCGGCGCGGCGCTCGTCGGGATCGTGACCTTCGGATCGCTCGCAGGCTCGATGCTGCCGTTCCTGCTCCAGCGGATCGGCTTCGATCCGGCCACCGCCTCGGCGCCCTTCGTGGCGACGCTGGTCGATGTCACCGGCCTCGTCATCTACTTCTCGGTGGCGCTGCTGATCCTGCGCGGGACGCTGCTGTAG
- a CDS encoding class I SAM-dependent methyltransferase, giving the protein MADSAQTADRSIPPCPITGAPALRCVERLDAAFLTLLWHYSGRVDVGPLLRPAGTFRLWESPTGLIFFDPPVAGDAAFYRAFYGRIAAHDKLAGPETERLEFRQAAAHVPSGARVLDVGCGHGGFRAYVPDATYTGLDPNFSAEDPTGAILDETVEAHAARVGPVYDVACAFQVIEHVADPLGFATALAACVKPGGVVLIGTPLWPSPNTTIPNFVINAPPHHLTWWTPTALEALATTLGCTPEAVHAIGMDRHDSLIHWMAKVSPVRCRDRFFRRTWSWAAALAFAYGVGAVLDRVLPVPKRTRPNALLLAARKAA; this is encoded by the coding sequence TTGGCGGACAGCGCGCAAACGGCCGATCGGTCGATTCCTCCCTGCCCGATCACCGGTGCCCCCGCCCTCCGCTGCGTCGAGCGCCTGGACGCCGCCTTCCTCACGCTCCTGTGGCACTATTCCGGCCGGGTCGATGTCGGGCCGCTGCTGCGCCCCGCCGGCACGTTCCGGCTCTGGGAGTCGCCGACCGGGCTGATCTTCTTCGACCCGCCGGTGGCCGGCGACGCGGCCTTCTACCGGGCGTTCTACGGCCGGATCGCCGCGCACGATAAGCTCGCCGGGCCGGAGACGGAGCGCCTGGAATTCCGGCAGGCCGCCGCGCATGTGCCGTCGGGTGCCCGGGTGCTCGATGTCGGCTGCGGCCACGGCGGGTTCCGCGCCTACGTGCCGGACGCCACCTATACCGGCCTCGACCCGAACTTCTCCGCCGAGGACCCGACCGGCGCGATCCTCGACGAGACCGTGGAGGCGCACGCGGCGCGCGTCGGCCCGGTCTACGACGTGGCCTGCGCGTTTCAGGTGATCGAGCACGTGGCGGACCCGCTGGGTTTCGCCACGGCGCTCGCGGCCTGCGTCAAGCCGGGCGGCGTGGTCCTGATCGGCACACCGCTCTGGCCCTCGCCCAACACCACCATCCCGAACTTCGTCATCAACGCGCCGCCCCACCACCTGACGTGGTGGACGCCCACCGCCCTGGAGGCGCTGGCCACGACCCTCGGCTGCACGCCCGAGGCCGTGCACGCCATCGGCATGGACCGGCACGATTCGCTGATTCACTGGATGGCCAAGGTCAGCCCCGTCCGCTGCCGCGACCGCTTCTTCCGCCGGACGTGGTCCTGGGCGGCGGCGCTCGCCTTCGCGTACGGCGTCGGCGCGGTCCTCGACCGCGTCCTGCCGGTGCCGAAGCGGACCCGCCCGAACGCGCTGCTGCTCGCGGCGCGCAAGGCGGCCTGA
- a CDS encoding xanthine dehydrogenase family protein molybdopterin-binding subunit gives MEMNQPIGRTPLDDRPDGLVGKPLNRVEGKLKVTGHAPYAYETRALENPAYGFIVPAAIASGTIRSIDAEAARKAPGAILVMTHENVPEQGEKKEQVWPQLQGTEVRFYGQPVAFVVAETFEQARAAAMLVKVRYDAAKPKGLLKDSLAAAYEPKPVNSPPDSKLGDFDAAFATAPVKLDVEYVTPNQIHAQMEPHATIAFWDGDGVVLYTANQMPNRGQKSLGSVLKLPPEKVRIVSPYIGGGFGAKLQVQPEATLAILASKVIQRPVKVALTRQQEFHVATHRTDTIQRIRLGADRDGRLSAISHESWSDTAEGDGFFETSANVTRSLYAAQNRVTRHRLVNLNMPIASAMRAPGEAVGQLAFECAMDELAEQLKIDPIELRVRNEPAEDPEKKVPFSTRKLVPCMREGARLFGWDKRQAAGSRREGNWLVGMGMSAAARLNPLMPSAAKVRLGPDGVLVVRMAMTDPGTGTYTILTQIAGEMLGLPPERVRVEMGDTDFPFAAGSGGSFGAGSAGSALYVACDNLRQALLKAGDLNPDGAAFRDGAVTSGNRTESLIDLAKSGLEASGEIKPGEMKQKFSQYSYGAHFAEVGVDVDTGEIRLRRMLGVFTGGRILNAKTARSQAIGGMTFGVGAALMEDAVVDPRYSYFVNHDMAEYHVPVHADLPEIDAVFLPELDDKANPLKSKGLGELGICGAGASLANAIYNATGIRVRDYPMTLDKMLKGFEEQEGQAQRRT, from the coding sequence ATGGAGATGAACCAGCCGATCGGCCGGACGCCCCTCGACGACCGGCCCGACGGGCTCGTCGGCAAGCCGCTGAACCGGGTCGAAGGCAAGCTCAAGGTCACGGGCCACGCGCCCTACGCGTACGAGACCCGGGCCCTCGAGAACCCCGCCTACGGCTTCATCGTGCCGGCGGCGATCGCTTCCGGCACGATCCGGTCGATCGACGCGGAAGCCGCCCGCAAGGCGCCCGGCGCGATCCTGGTGATGACCCACGAGAACGTGCCCGAGCAGGGCGAGAAGAAGGAGCAGGTCTGGCCGCAGCTCCAGGGAACCGAGGTCAGGTTCTACGGGCAGCCGGTCGCCTTCGTGGTCGCCGAGACCTTCGAGCAGGCCCGCGCCGCCGCGATGCTGGTCAAGGTCCGGTACGACGCGGCCAAGCCCAAGGGACTGCTCAAGGACAGCCTGGCGGCGGCCTACGAGCCGAAGCCGGTCAACTCGCCGCCCGATTCCAAGCTTGGCGACTTCGACGCCGCCTTCGCGACGGCGCCGGTGAAGCTCGACGTGGAGTACGTCACGCCGAACCAGATCCACGCGCAGATGGAGCCGCACGCCACTATCGCGTTCTGGGACGGCGACGGGGTCGTGCTCTACACGGCCAACCAGATGCCGAACCGGGGCCAGAAATCCCTCGGCTCGGTGCTCAAGCTGCCCCCCGAGAAGGTGCGGATCGTCAGCCCCTATATCGGCGGCGGCTTCGGCGCGAAGCTGCAGGTCCAGCCGGAGGCGACGCTCGCGATCCTGGCCTCGAAGGTGATCCAGCGCCCCGTGAAGGTCGCGCTCACCCGGCAGCAGGAGTTCCACGTCGCGACCCACCGGACCGACACGATCCAGCGGATCCGCCTCGGCGCCGACCGGGACGGCCGTCTCTCGGCGATCAGCCACGAATCGTGGTCCGACACCGCCGAGGGCGACGGGTTCTTCGAGACCTCGGCCAACGTCACCCGGTCGCTGTACGCCGCGCAGAACCGCGTGACGCGCCATCGGCTAGTCAACCTCAACATGCCGATCGCCTCGGCGATGCGCGCGCCCGGCGAGGCCGTGGGCCAGCTCGCCTTCGAGTGCGCCATGGACGAGCTCGCCGAGCAGCTGAAGATCGACCCGATCGAGCTCCGAGTGCGCAACGAGCCGGCCGAGGATCCCGAGAAGAAGGTCCCGTTCTCGACCCGCAAGCTGGTGCCCTGCATGCGCGAGGGCGCGCGCCTGTTCGGCTGGGACAAGCGGCAGGCCGCGGGCTCCCGGCGCGAGGGCAACTGGCTCGTCGGCATGGGCATGTCGGCCGCCGCGCGCCTCAACCCGCTGATGCCGTCGGCCGCGAAGGTCCGCCTCGGGCCGGACGGCGTGCTGGTGGTTCGGATGGCGATGACCGATCCCGGCACCGGCACCTACACGATCCTGACCCAGATCGCCGGCGAGATGCTGGGGCTGCCGCCCGAGCGCGTGCGGGTGGAGATGGGCGACACCGACTTCCCGTTCGCGGCCGGCTCGGGGGGATCCTTCGGCGCCGGCTCGGCGGGCTCGGCGCTCTACGTCGCCTGCGACAACCTCCGGCAGGCCCTGCTCAAGGCCGGCGACCTGAACCCGGACGGCGCCGCGTTCCGCGACGGCGCGGTCACGTCCGGCAACCGCACCGAATCTCTAATCGACCTCGCCAAGTCCGGGCTGGAGGCCTCCGGCGAGATCAAGCCCGGCGAGATGAAGCAGAAATTCTCGCAGTACTCGTACGGGGCGCACTTCGCCGAGGTCGGCGTGGACGTCGACACCGGCGAGATCCGCCTGCGGCGAATGCTCGGCGTGTTCACCGGCGGGCGCATCCTCAACGCCAAGACCGCGCGCAGCCAGGCGATCGGCGGCATGACCTTCGGCGTCGGCGCGGCGCTGATGGAGGATGCGGTGGTCGATCCGCGCTACAGCTACTTCGTCAACCACGACATGGCCGAGTACCACGTGCCGGTCCACGCCGACCTCCCGGAGATCGACGCGGTGTTCCTGCCGGAGCTCGACGACAAGGCGAACCCGCTGAAGAGCAAGGGCCTCGGCGAGCTCGGCATCTGCGGCGCCGGCGCCTCGCTCGCCAACGCGATCTACAACGCCACCGGGATCCGGGTCCGCGACTACCCGATGACCCTCGACAAGATGCTCAAGGGCTTCGAGGAGCAGGAGGGCCAGGCGCAGCGGCGGACGTGA